In one window of Mycteria americana isolate JAX WOST 10 ecotype Jacksonville Zoo and Gardens chromosome 24, USCA_MyAme_1.0, whole genome shotgun sequence DNA:
- the CERS4 gene encoding ceramide synthase 4, giving the protein MNPDISRMARSLNEWLWQHEFWLPPGITWEDMQESEDVRYPQPRDLLLSIPFALILVVVRCAFERAIALPLSSKLGVRDKQRPKAQPNPMLETFYSMRCKNPEEGVLISLAKQCDLPVRKVERWFRHRRNTDRPSLSKKFCEACWRFTFYIISFFTGLAVLYDKPWLWDHRECWTGYPQQPLQPSLFWYYLLELSFYWSLVFTLPFDVKRKDFKEQIVHHAATIFLISFSYCANYIRIGTLVMVIHDASDCFLEPTKIFNYMKWKKTCDSLFMIFSAVFLISRLVIFPYTVLYNTYYYSMEIFQPFFGYYFMNALLIILQLLHVFWSCLIIHMVYKFILQGTMEKDMRSDTEESDKDEERENIREKEKNGITYFSNATSNSYIQRNESEPLNNRTHLTNGHVKER; this is encoded by the exons GATGGCACGCTCTCTGAATGAGTGGCTGTGGCAGCATGAGTTCTGGCTGCCCCCAGGAATCACCTGGGAGGACATGCAAGAGTCTGAAGACGTCCGTTACCCTCAGCCTCGTGATCTCCTGCTCAGTATCCCTTTTGCTCTAATCTTGGTTGTCGTTCGATGTGCCTTTGAAAG agcCATAGCCCTGCCCCTCAGTAGCAAACTGGGTGTGAGAGACAAGCAGAGACCAAAAGCTCAGCCCAACCCCATGCTGGAAACATTCTACAGTATGCGCTGCAAGAACCCTGAAGAG GGCGTGCTGATCAGTTTAGCCAAACAATGCGACCTGCCGGTGAGGAAGGTGGAGAGGTGGTTCCGGCACCGGAGGAACACAGACCGACCCAGCCTGTCGAAGAAGTTTTGCGAGGCCTG CTGGAGGTTTACATTTTAcatcatttctttcttcactggACTTGCTGTCCTGTACGAT aagccTTGGCTTTGGGACCATAGAGAGTGCTGGACAGGATATCCACAACAG CCTCTCCAACCCTCCCTGTTCTGGTACTACCTGCTGGAGCTCTCCTTCTACTGGTCACTGGTCTTCACTCTGCCCTTTGATGTAAAGAGGAAG GACTTCAAGGAGCAGATAGTCCATCATGCTGCAACCATCTTCCTGATCAGTTTCTCATACTGTGCCAATTACATCCGCATTGGGACACTGGTGATGGTGATTCATGATGCTTCTGATTGCTTCCTAGAG CCAACTAAGATATTCAATTacatgaagtggaaaaaaactTGTGACAGCCTCTTTATGATCTTCTCAGCTGTTTTCCTCATCAGCCGCCTGGTCATTTTCCCCTACAC AGTGCTGTATAACACCTACTATTACTCCATGGAGATATTCCAACCCTTCTTTGGATACTACTTCATGAATGCTCTCCTGATaattctgcagctgctccatgTCTTCTGGTCCTGCCTAATTATTCACATGGTCTACAAGTTCATCCTCCAGGGCACG atGGAAAAGGACATGAGAAGTGACACAGAAGAAAGTGACAaggatgaagaaagagaaaatattagggaaaaggagaaaaacgGGATCACATATTTCAGCAACGCCACAAGCAACAGTTATATCCAGAGGAATGAGTCTGAGCCATTGAACAACAGAACCCATCTCACCAATGGCCATGTCAAGGAAAGATAG